One window from the genome of Oryza glaberrima chromosome 3, OglaRS2, whole genome shotgun sequence encodes:
- the LOC127765035 gene encoding uncharacterized protein LOC127765035: MAVAAAAGTRGMRALAILGRCVRAPFRALVRARDLYVSRMAACAGGGGGGGAPVGLVAVPRCQSHGFYRSAAGGSTDDDIRELIRLASRAGGPPRPPGVGPRSQSVAIGRIDEDEPCEFGLDAEARALAMAPKSKSCTVGPTARTAHRVGPVA, encoded by the coding sequence AtggcggtggctgcggcggcggggacaaGGGGCATGCGGGCGCTGGCAATCCTGGGGCGGTGCGTGCGGGCGCCGTTCCGCGCGCTGGTGCGCGCGCGGGACCTGTACGTGAGCCGGATGGCGGCGTgcgcggggggcggcggcgggggaggcgcgcCGGTGGGGCTGGTCGCGGTGCCGCGGTGCCAGAGCCACGGGTTCTaccggtcggcggcgggaggcagcaCCGACGACGACATACGCGAGCTGATCCGCCTAGCCTCGCGCGCCGGTGGGCCGCCGAGGCCTCCCGGCGTCGGGCCGCGGAGCCAGAGCGTGGCCATCGGGAGGATCGACGAGGACGAGCCGTGCGAGTTCGGCCTCGACGCCGAGGCCAGGGCGCTGGCCATGGCTCCGAAGAGCAAGAGCTGCACCGTCGGGCCAACCGCCAGGACCGCGCACAGGGTTGGCCCCGTTGCTTGA